The DNA sequence CGCCCTCGCCGACGTCGGCGCACCGTCGCTGACCGTCACCAACGTCTCCGGACGAGGCTCCCAGCCCGCCAAGAAAGGACAGTGGCGCGGCGAGGAGTACACGGTCGACCTCCACCAGAAGGTCAAAATCGAGTGTGTCGTCGCCGACATCCCGGCTGGTGACGTCGTCGACGCCATCCGCGGAGCCGCCGAGACCGGCGAACCCGGCGACGGCAAGATCTTCGTCATGCCCGTCGAGGACGCGATGCAAGTCCGGACTGGCAACACCGGCCCGGACGCCGTCTAACTCGAGATCGCCGGGATCACAGTCCGCTTTCCGGGCCGACTTCGGCCATCGAGCAGTACCACTCGACTCGACAGAGAGCAGGATCGCAATCGCGTACTGCGCCAGAACTTACTGCAGATCCTGCAGTTGTCGTTCGAGTCGGCGCAACTGCCGCTGCATATAGAGTAGATACGCGAACAACACCACGAACACGGACCCGTAGCCGGCGAGGAGAAGAGTGTCCATCTTACCGCACCTCTTCTTTCTGAAGGATGATTTTATCTTCGATTTCGTGGAGTCGGATACGAATCGCCATCACGTAGATGTAGAGCAACGCCAGCGCAAGAAACGAGATCCCGAGGATCAGCGGATCGATGTTCGCACTCACGCTCGAGTTCGCGATCGTCGGCTCGTGAAACGTCGGCGACCAGAGTCGACCGGCGGTGTACGTAATCGGGACCGTGACGAACGCGACGACGCCGTACACCGCGGCAAAGCGCTCGTCGCTTCCCCGTTCGGTCGAGGCATAGACGGCGAGATAGCCAGCGTAGATCAGCCAGACGATCAGAAACGTGACGAGCCGAATGTCGCTCCACTCCCACCAGGAGTTCCACACGACTCGTCCCCACATACTCCCGGTCGCGAGCGTCAGTGTCGCGAACAGAAAGCCGATTTCACCGCCGCTGTGTGCGAGGCGGTTCCAGAAGCGTCCCTCGTACCGAAGATACAGCAGGCTCCCGATAAACGTCGTCGACAGCGCAAACGCGGTGAGAAACGCCAGTGGAATGTGCCAGTACGCAATGAGATTGATCCCGTGTTCGATACCGTACATGGTCCGGGAGGCGACGCCGAAGACCAGCGCAAGCGAGACCAGACCGAACGCAAACGCCCCCCACCTCACGACCCGACTCCACATAACCCAGTGAAACAGGCGGATGAGTGACGCGAGCTGTCGAGAGAACGTACGCATACCGCAGTACTTGAAAGCGCCTGACTTAGTTTTTTTCCAGTCGTTATCCGACGAGCACTGCCAGAATCGCTTTGTCGAGTTCGAACAGCAGGCCGATGCCCGTCACGACGAGTGCGTACCCGCTCACTCGGCGGATCAACGCGGGCCGCTCGAGCGCGCGGACACGAGTCGTGAGCAGCGTACTCGCCCGTTTCCCGCCGTAAGCAACGGCTAGCAGCGGGCCCGAGAACCCGACACCATAGGTGAACAAAAGCGTCGCGCTCCGCGTTACGTCACCGGACGTCCCAACGTATGCGAGAACACTGCCGAGGACGGGGCCGACACAGGGAAGCCAGATAATGCCGAGAAACAGGCCCAAGACGAAGCCACTGACGAGTGGGTGTTGCGTGTTCTCGACGGACCTCGTCACTCGAGACGCCGGGCCAGTGATCCGTGAGGCAGCGGTCGTGTAGGCGTCGTGGAGGTCGTCGTCGGCCATGACCGCGCCGAACGCAATGATCAGGAGCACGAACGGCACTCTGAGTGTCTCCGGCGTCACGGCACTGAGCAGTGACGTGATAATGCCGAGTGCAGTAAACGAGGCGATACTCCCCGTGACGATCGACACCGGTCGCAGTCGGTGGCCAGCACTGCCCGCAAGAAGCGGCGGAATCATGGGGAGACAACAGGGCGTCAGCGCAGTCAACGTCCCTGCAACGAAGACAGCGACGAGTCCGGCCACATCGAACATGGCACGACGTTGTAATACGAGCCAAAAGAACGTGCTGGATCCGAGACCGACGGATCCGCGGCGACGATCGACGATCTAACCGTCGATCGATTCGTTTCGAAGCGGCTGGTCGTAGTACTCGACGTCGTCGGGGATGTCGCTCTCGTTGAGCGATTCGGTCCCGGTCGGGATCCCAGCCAGCTCGAGTTTCTTGCGCATCGGGTTCATGTCGTAGCCGAGTTCTTCCTGCGTCCGCGGGTAGTAGATGCCTTCTTCCGGCGGTCCGGTCGTCGGGAAGTCCTGCTCTTTCTCGACGAACGCGGGGCGGTCGTGGCCGTTCATGTAGCCGGCGATATCCTGGACATCGTCCCAGTCACTCACCGTATGCGGCGTGCCGTACGGCATCGACTCGCGGATGAACGACGCCGAGGTGTACATCCGGCTCATGCCGGCACCATCGTTGAACGCGTCCGGCCCCCACAGTGGGGGTGCAGTTCCCTCGATTCCCTGTCCATCATCGCCGTGACAGGAGGCGCAGTTCTCGAGGTAGAGTTCGGCACCGCGCACGGGGTTGACCTCTTCGATCGGTTTCTTCTCGTCACCCTCGGGCTTGTTCAGGTGTGACCAGTAGGGCTGGCCCTTCACTGGCACGCCTTCGCTCAGCCACTGCATGTACGCCTCCATCGCCTGCATCTCTCGGCTGTCGTAGGCTGGCGTCCCCTCGGGGGAGTCCTGGGAGTTCATACTCCGGTCGAAACAGCCCATCAGGCGCTGGCGCGAGTCGCGCATGCGGTCGCGTCGAGACGTCCACTCCGGCAGGTCCGCGTGGGTACCCACGAGCGGAATCATGTCGATATCCTGCCCGACCATCCCCTGTGTCATCCCATAGCGCGGGTCAGTGCCGCCGTGGCAGCTGGCA is a window from the Natrinema sp. HArc-T2 genome containing:
- a CDS encoding c-type cytochrome, with protein sequence MTNRNHLALLGVVVLIALAGCAAPAVPGGQESNETTELPKEWPDRKVLDEDLREGDSKDNFEYRNATAGDEVQFSPKEMNDSTLPSNEQEREMVRYGRELMQNTSQAMPEHVGNELSCASCHGGTDPRYGMTQGMVGQDIDMIPLVGTHADLPEWTSRRDRMRDSRQRLMGCFDRSMNSQDSPEGTPAYDSREMQAMEAYMQWLSEGVPVKGQPYWSHLNKPEGDEKKPIEEVNPVRGAELYLENCASCHGDDGQGIEGTAPPLWGPDAFNDGAGMSRMYTSASFIRESMPYGTPHTVSDWDDVQDIAGYMNGHDRPAFVEKEQDFPTTGPPEEGIYYPRTQEELGYDMNPMRKKLELAGIPTGTESLNESDIPDDVEYYDQPLRNESIDG
- a CDS encoding CcmD family protein, which encodes MDTLLLAGYGSVFVVLFAYLLYMQRQLRRLERQLQDLQ
- a CDS encoding cytochrome c biogenesis protein; amino-acid sequence: MRTFSRQLASLIRLFHWVMWSRVVRWGAFAFGLVSLALVFGVASRTMYGIEHGINLIAYWHIPLAFLTAFALSTTFIGSLLYLRYEGRFWNRLAHSGGEIGFLFATLTLATGSMWGRVVWNSWWEWSDIRLVTFLIVWLIYAGYLAVYASTERGSDERFAAVYGVVAFVTVPITYTAGRLWSPTFHEPTIANSSVSANIDPLILGISFLALALLYIYVMAIRIRLHEIEDKIILQKEEVR
- a CDS encoding cytochrome c biogenesis CcdA family protein, translating into MFDVAGLVAVFVAGTLTALTPCCLPMIPPLLAGSAGHRLRPVSIVTGSIASFTALGIITSLLSAVTPETLRVPFVLLIIAFGAVMADDDLHDAYTTAASRITGPASRVTRSVENTQHPLVSGFVLGLFLGIIWLPCVGPVLGSVLAYVGTSGDVTRSATLLFTYGVGFSGPLLAVAYGGKRASTLLTTRVRALERPALIRRVSGYALVVTGIGLLFELDKAILAVLVG